A window of the Citrus sinensis cultivar Valencia sweet orange chromosome 9, DVS_A1.0, whole genome shotgun sequence genome harbors these coding sequences:
- the LOC102614781 gene encoding L-idonate 5-dehydrogenase-like isoform X1, with translation MAEAIRDDEGDKNQNMAAWLLGIKTLKIQPYHLPTLGPQDVKVRIKALGICGSDVHHFKTMRCANFIVKKPMVIGHECAGIIEEVGSEVKSLEVGDRVALEPGISCGHCSLCKAGSYNLCPEMRFFGSPPTNGSLAHKVVHPAKLCYKLPDNVSLEEGAMCEPLSVGVHACRRANVGPETNVMIMGSGPIGLVTLLAARAFGAPRIIITDVDVQRLSIARNLGADETAKVSTDIEDVDTDVGKIQNAMGSGIDVSFDCVGFDKTMSTALNATRPGGKVCLIGLAKTEMTVALTPAAAREVDVIGIFRYRSTWPLCIEFLRSGKIDVKPLITHRFGFTQKEIEDAFEISAQGGNAIKVMFNL, from the exons ATGGCTGAAGCAATCAGAGATGACGAAGGAGACAAGAATCAGAACATGGCTGCTTGGCTGCTTGGAATCAAAACTCTGAAAATTCAGCCATATCATTTGCCTACCCTag GTCCTCAAGATGTGAAAGTACGAATTAAGGCTCTTGGAATATGTGGAAGTGATGTTCATCACTTCAAG ACTATGAGATGTGCCaattttattgtgaaaaaacCTATGGTAATTGGACATGAGTGTGCTGGGATCATAGAAGAAGTTGGCAGTGAAGTTAAGTCCCTTGAGGTGGGTGATCGTGTGGCTCTAGAACCTGGTATTAGTTGCGGACACTGCAGTCTCTGCAAAGCTGGTAGCTATAATCTTTGCCCTGAAATGAGATTCTTTGGATCTCCTCCAACCAACGGCTCTCTTGCCCATAAG GTTGTGCATCCAGCAAAGTTATGTTACAAGTTACCTGACAATGTGAGCTTGGAGGAAGGAGCAATGTGTGAACCCTTAAGTGTTGGTGTCCATGCCTGTCGCCGTGCAAATGTTGGACCTGAAACCAATGTAATGATCATGGGATCAGGACCGATAGGCCTTGTTACCCTGTTAGCTGCTCGAGCATTTGGTGCCCCCAGAATTATCATCACTGATGTTGATGTTCAGCGTCTATCTATTGCAAGGAATCTTGGCGCGGATGAAACAGCTAAAGTCTCAACAGATATCGAG GATGTTGATACAGATGTGGGGAAGATACAAAATGCAATGGGTTCAGGCATTGATGTGAGCTTTGATTGTGTTGGGTTTGACAAAACCATGTCAACGGCTTTGAATGCCACTCGTCCAGGAGGCAAAGTTTGCCTGATAGGATTAGCCAAGACCGAGATGACTGTTGCTCTGACGCCGGCAGCTGCAAG GGAAGTGGATGTAATTGGCATATTTCGGTATAGGAGCACATGGCCACTCTGCATTGAGTTTCTGAGAAGCGGCAAGATTGATGTTAAGCCATTGATAACCCACAGGTTTGGCTTCACACAGAAAGAAATAGAAGATGCTTTTGAAATTAGTGCTCAAGGTGGAAATGCCATCAAGGTTATGTTTAATCTGTGA
- the LOC102614781 gene encoding L-idonate 5-dehydrogenase-like isoform X2, producing the protein MLITVGGRLTIFLCGSDVHHFKTMRCANFIVKKPMVIGHECAGIIEEVGSEVKSLEVGDRVALEPGISCGHCSLCKAGSYNLCPEMRFFGSPPTNGSLAHKVVHPAKLCYKLPDNVSLEEGAMCEPLSVGVHACRRANVGPETNVMIMGSGPIGLVTLLAARAFGAPRIIITDVDVQRLSIARNLGADETAKVSTDIEDVDTDVGKIQNAMGSGIDVSFDCVGFDKTMSTALNATRPGGKVCLIGLAKTEMTVALTPAAAREVDVIGIFRYRSTWPLCIEFLRSGKIDVKPLITHRFGFTQKEIEDAFEISAQGGNAIKVMFNL; encoded by the exons ACTATGAGATGTGCCaattttattgtgaaaaaacCTATGGTAATTGGACATGAGTGTGCTGGGATCATAGAAGAAGTTGGCAGTGAAGTTAAGTCCCTTGAGGTGGGTGATCGTGTGGCTCTAGAACCTGGTATTAGTTGCGGACACTGCAGTCTCTGCAAAGCTGGTAGCTATAATCTTTGCCCTGAAATGAGATTCTTTGGATCTCCTCCAACCAACGGCTCTCTTGCCCATAAG GTTGTGCATCCAGCAAAGTTATGTTACAAGTTACCTGACAATGTGAGCTTGGAGGAAGGAGCAATGTGTGAACCCTTAAGTGTTGGTGTCCATGCCTGTCGCCGTGCAAATGTTGGACCTGAAACCAATGTAATGATCATGGGATCAGGACCGATAGGCCTTGTTACCCTGTTAGCTGCTCGAGCATTTGGTGCCCCCAGAATTATCATCACTGATGTTGATGTTCAGCGTCTATCTATTGCAAGGAATCTTGGCGCGGATGAAACAGCTAAAGTCTCAACAGATATCGAG GATGTTGATACAGATGTGGGGAAGATACAAAATGCAATGGGTTCAGGCATTGATGTGAGCTTTGATTGTGTTGGGTTTGACAAAACCATGTCAACGGCTTTGAATGCCACTCGTCCAGGAGGCAAAGTTTGCCTGATAGGATTAGCCAAGACCGAGATGACTGTTGCTCTGACGCCGGCAGCTGCAAG GGAAGTGGATGTAATTGGCATATTTCGGTATAGGAGCACATGGCCACTCTGCATTGAGTTTCTGAGAAGCGGCAAGATTGATGTTAAGCCATTGATAACCCACAGGTTTGGCTTCACACAGAAAGAAATAGAAGATGCTTTTGAAATTAGTGCTCAAGGTGGAAATGCCATCAAGGTTATGTTTAATCTGTGA
- the LOC102616376 gene encoding putative pentatricopeptide repeat-containing protein At3g15930 codes for MKLARSITRHLTTSSTTQKPKRVSTKPISLNSIKELHANLIRTHLHTDPSSISNVIKSYALSPSYLDKAHLVFNQLERPTLLVFNHMIQGLSQSDQPNEAIDMYNNMYHQGFTGDNLTFIFVFKACARVKDVFHGQKVHAHILKLGFGSYLFVSNALIHLYASCGRLGLARKLFDIMTNRDLVSWNSLICGYSQCKRFEEVLALFNSMQEVNVKADAVTMVKVILACSSLGRWDIADSMVKYIEENNIEFDVYLGNTLIDVYGRRGLVDLAQEAFNQMLDKNIVSWNALIIGYAKVGRLIEAQKLFDEMPRRDVISWTSLITGYSRGNQFVEAVKLFREMMLAKVKPDEITLATVLSACAHIGSLDMGKAIHDYIKRHGTKCDLYLGNSLIDMYCKCGVVENALVVFHEMEKKDSVSWTSIISGLAVNGFADYALELFMQMLREGVRPTHGSFVGILLACTHAGLIDEGLQYFESMEKVYGLTPEMKHYGCVVDLLSRSGNVEKAYEFMKAMPIAPDVVVWRILLSASKLHGNLVLAEIATGKLLELDPSNSGNYILLSNTYAGSDKWGDANRVRELMVESDVYKPSGWSSINSMEPHVI; via the coding sequence ATGAAACTCGCAAGATCCATTACCCGCCATTTGACTACCTCTTCAACGACCCAAAAACCAAAGCGAGTAAGCACGAAACCAATCTCCCTCAACTCCATTAAAGAGCTTCACGCAAATCTTATTAGAACCCACCTCCACACGGACCCATCTTCAATATCTAATGTAATCAAGTCATACGCTTTATCTCCCTCTTATTTGGACAAAGCCCATCTTGTTTTCAACCAACTTGAACGACCCACATTGTTGGTGTTTAACCATATGATCCAAGGTTTGTCACAAAGTGACCAACCAAATGAAGCCATTGACATGTACAATAATATGTATCATCAAGGATTTACTGGTGACAATTTGAcctttatttttgtattcaaGGCTTGTGCTCGTGTTAAGGATGTTTTTCATGGCCAAAAGGTTCATgctcatattttgaagcttgGATTTGGATCGTATCTCTTTGTTTCAAATGCTTTGATTCACTTGTATGCCTCTTGTGGTCGTTTGGGGTTGGCGCGGAAACTGTTTGATATAATGACTAATAGAGATTTGGTTTCTTGGAATTCTCTAATTTGTGGTTATAGTCAGTGCAAAAGGTTTGAAGAGGTATTGGCTTTGTTTAATTCTATGCAAGAAGTTAATGTAAAGGCTGATGCGGTGACAATGGTGAAAGTTATTTTAGCTTGTAGTAGTTTGGGCAGGTGGGATATTGCGGATTCTATGGTTAAATATATTGAAGAAAAcaatattgaatttgatgtttaCTTGGGGAACACTTTGATAGATGTGTATGGACGGCGTGGTTTGGTGGATTTGGCACAAGAGGCTTTTAATCAAATGCTTGACAAAAATATAGTTTCCTGGAATGCTTTGATCATTGGGTATGCAAAAGTTGGGCGTTTGATTGAGGCGCAGAAGCTTTTTGATGAGATGCCCAGAAGGGATGTGATTTCTTGGACTTCTTTGATCACAGGGTACTCTCGAGGTAACCAATTTGTTGAGGCGGTGAAGCTTTTTCGTGAAATGATGTTAGCTAAGGTGAAACCAGATGAAATCACTTTGGCAACCGTGCTTTCAGCATGTGCCCATATTGGGTCACTGGACATGGGAAAAGCAATTCACGACTATATAAAAAGGCATGGTACAAAATGTGATCTTTATTTGGGGAATTCGCTTATTGACATGTACTGCAAGTGTGGGGTGGTTGAGAATGCACTAGTTGTGTTTCATGAGATGGAAAAGAAGGATTCTGTTTCCTGGACTTCAATTATCTCAGGCCTTGCAGTGAATGGTTTTGCGGATTATGCACTTGAGCTATTTATGCAGATGTTGAGAGAAGGTGTTCGGCCAACTCATGGAAGCTTTGTTGGCATTTTACTAGCTTGTACTCATGCCGGATTGATAGATGAGGGATTGCAATATTTTGAAAGTATGGAAAAAGTTTATGGACTAACACCAGAGATGAAACACTACGGTTGTGTTGTTGATCTTTTGAGCCGCTCTGGCAATGTAGAGAAAGCTTATGAGTTCATGAAGGCAATGCCAATAGCCCCAGATGTTGTAGTATGGAGAATACTGCTGAGTGCTTCTAAACTTCATGGGAACTTGGTCCTAGCTGAGATTGCTACTGGCAAGCTTCTCGAATTGGATCCTTCTAACAGTGGGAATTATATTCTCTTATCTAATACTTATGCAGGTTCAGATAAATGGGGTGATGCTAATAGAGTTAGAGAATTAATGGTGGAGAGTGATGTGTATAAGCCATCTGGTTGGAGTTCCATTAATTCTATGGAACCACATGTAATCTAA
- the LOC102617558 gene encoding UDP-glycosyltransferase 76B1-like, with amino-acid sequence MDVLGDSHIHQKKGRRLILFPLPLQGHINPMLQLANILYSKGFSITIIHTNFNSPNPSNYPHFTFCSIEDSLSETEASTADLVALLSLLNVQCVVPFRNCLAKLLSNVEEEEKEPIACLITDATWYFTQAVAESLKLSRIVLRTNSVSSFLVFSAFPVLSQKGYFPIRDSQSEAPVPELPPLRVKDIPVVETCYRETLHRLVTEATNQMKVSSGCIWNSLQDLELASLTKFHQDFPIPMFPIGPFHKFFSASSSSLLAHDQTSISWLDKQTPKSVIYVSFGSIAAINETEFLEVAWGLANSKVPFLWVVRPGLVRGAEWIEPLPQGFLETLDGRGHMVKWAPQQEVLAHPATGGFWTHCGWNSTLESICEGVPMICQPCFGDQMVNARYVSDVWKVGLHLERKLERGEVERTIRRVMTEAEGQEIRVRIMILKEKLNLCLIQGGSSYQSLESLISYILSF; translated from the exons ATGGATGTACTTGGAGATTCTCACATTCATCAAAAGAAAGGAAGAAGACTGATACTCTTCCCACTGCCTTTACAAGGCCACATAAACCCAATGCTTCAGCTTGCAAACATTCTCTATTCAAAAGGCTTTTCAATCACCATAATCCACACCAACTTCAACTCCCCGAATCCCTCAAACTACCCTCACTTCACCTTCTGTTCAATCGAAGACAGCTTGTCAGAAACTGAAGCCTCTACCGCGGATTTAGTGGCTCTTCTTTCACTACTTAATGTTCAGTGTGTTGTGCCATTTCGGAATTGCTTGGCTAAGTTGTTGTCAAATGTTGAGGAGGAGGAAAAGGAGCCTATTGCTTGCTTAATCACGGATGCTACTTGGTACTTCACTCAGGCTGTTGCTGAAAGCCTAAAGCTCTCCAGGATTGTGTTAAGGACTAATAGCGTCTCttcatttcttgttttttccGCCTTTCCAGTTCTAAGCCAAAAGGGTTACTTCCCAATACGAG ATTCTCAATCGGAAGCACCAGTGCCAGAACTTCCACCTCTAAGAGTGAAAGACATTCCTGTAGTTGAAACCTGTTACCGAGAGACACTTCATCGATTGGTAACAGAAGCAACCAATCAGATGAAGGTCTCCTCGGGATGCATATGGAACTCACTTCAGGATCTTGAACTTGCTTCTCTAACCAAATTTCATCAGGACTTCCCCATTCCAATGTTCCCGATAGGCCCATTTCACAAGTTCTTTTCAGCTTCTTCAAGTAGCTTACTTGCACATGACCAAACCTCAATTTCCTGGTTAGATAAACAAACACCAAAATCTGTAATTTATGTAAGTTTTGGAAGCATTGCTGCAATTAACGAGACCGAATTTTTAGAAGTAGCTTGGGGCCTAGCCAACAGCAAGGTGCCATTCCTGTGGGTGGTACGGCCAGGATTAGTCCGTGGAGCAGAATGGATTGAACCATTGCCACAAGGGTTCCTAGAAACGCTAGATGGAAGAGGACATATGGTGAAATGGGCCCCGCAGCAAGAAGTGCTAGCTCATCCTGCCACTGGAGGATTTTGGACACATTGTGGCTGGAATTCGACATTGGAAAGTATATGTGAAGGTGTCCCCATGATATGCCAGCCTTGTTTTGGTGACCAAATGGTGAATGCAAGATATGTTAGTGATGTTTGGAAAGTTGGTTTGCATTTGGAAAGGAAGCTGGAGAGAGGGGAGGTTGAAAGGACAATCAGAAGAGTAATGACGGAGGCTGAGGGGCAGGAAATAAGAGTCAGAATTATGATTTTGAAGGAAAAACTCAACCTTTGTCTAATTCAAGGTGGTTCTTCATATCAATCTCTGGAAAGCTTGATTAGTTACATTTTGTCATTCTAG
- the LOC102606711 gene encoding UDP-glycosyltransferase 76B1-like, with protein MQSLEEVRWHHLTVTREHLSRVTLHTLESRVTVFLAAAFVGSLVHSRGFGFCLSIYLFISELARNHLYHPSFHIYIKRGIVIISDTTEQSQKQDSMENLGESHMQQKKGRRLILFPLPFQGHINPMLQLANILYSKGFSITIIHTKFNSPNPSNYPHFTFCSIQDGLSETEASTTDFVALISVLHVKCAAPFQDCLAKLLSNAEEKEEEPIACLITDASWFFTHDVAESLKLPRIVLRSLSVSSSLVYAALPVLSQKGYFPIQDSHDLEAPVPELPPLRMKDIPVIETLYQETLHQFAAEAINQMKASSGCIWNSVQELEQDSLAKFHREFPIPSFPIGPFHKYYPASASSLLSQDRICISRLDKQAPKSVIYVSFGSIAAIDETKFLEVAWGLANSKVPFLWVVRPGLVRGAEWIELLPRGFLEMLDGRGHIVKWAPQQEVLAHPATGAFWTHCGWNSTLESMCEGVPMICQPCHGEQMVIARYVSDVWKVGLHLERKLERGEVERAIRRVMVDAEGREMRNRAEILKEKLDLCTKQGSSSYQSLENLISYILSY; from the exons ATGCAAAGTCTAGAAGAGGTACGTTGGCATCACTTAACAGTAACACGCGAGCACCTCTCCAGAGTCACACTGCATACTCTAGAGTCTAGAGTAACAGTTTTTTTGGCAGCGGCTTTTGTTGGTTCCCTCGTACATTCAAGAGGATTTGGTTTTtgtttatctatttatttatttatttcagaATTAGCCAGAAATCACCTGTACCATCCAAgtttccatatatatataaagcgtGGAATCGTCATAATCTCTGACACAACAGAGCAAAGCcaaaaacaagattcaatGGAGAACCTCGGAGAGTCTCACATGCAACAAAAGAAAGGAAGAAGATTGATACTCTTTCCGCTGCCTTTTCAAGGCCACATAAACCCAATGCTTCAGCTTGCAAACATTCTCTATTCAAAAGGCTTTTCAATCACCATAATCCACACCAAATTCAACTCCCCGAATCCCTCAAACTACCCTCACTTCACCTTCTGTTCAATCCAAGACGGCTTGTCAGAAACTGAAGCCTCTACCACGGATTTTGTGGCCCTTATTTCAGTACTGCATGTTAAGTGTGCTGCGCCATTTCAGGATTGCTTGGCCAAGTTGCTGTCAAATGCTGAGGAGAAGGAAGAAGAGCCTATTGCTTGCTTAATCACAGATGCTAGTTGGTTCTTCACTCATGATGTTGCTGAAAGCCTAAAGCTCCCCAGGATTGTGTTAAGGAGTCTCAGTGTCTCTTCCTCTCTTGTTTATGCTGCCTTACCAGTTCTAAGCCAAAAGGGTTACTTTCCCATACAAG ATTCTCATGATTTGGAAGCCCCAGTGCCAGAGCTTCCGCCTCTAAGAATGAAAGACATTCCTGTCATTGAAACGCTTTATCAAGAGACACTGCATCAATTTGCAGCAGAAGCAATCAATCAGATGAAGGCTTCCTCAGGATGCATATGGAATTCAGTTCAGGAACTTGAACAAGATTCTCTTGCTAAATTTCACCGGGAGTTCCCCATTCCATCGTTCCCTATAGGCCCGTTTCACAAGTACTATCCAGCTTCTGCAAGTAGCTTATTGTCACAAGACCGAATCTGCATTTCTAGGTTAGACAAACAGGCACCAAAATCTGTAATTTATGTAAGTTTTGGAAGCATTGCTGCCATTGATGAGACCAAATTTTTGGAAGTAGCTTGGGGCCTAGCCAACAGCAAGGTGCCATTCTTGTGGGTGGTACGGCCAGGACTAGTCCGCGGAGCAGAATGGATTGAGCTATTACCACGAGGGTTCTTGGAAATGTTAGACGGAAGAGGGCATATAGTGAAATGGGCTCCCCAGCAAGAAGTGCTAGCTCATCCTGCCACCGGAGCATTTTGGACACATTGTGGCTGGAATTCGACGTTGGAAAGTATGTGTGAAGGTGTCCCCATGATATGCCAGCCTTGTCATGGTGAGCAAATGGTGATTGCAAGATATGTTAGTGATGTTTGGAAAGTTGGTTTGCATTTGGAAAGGAAGCTGGAGAGAGGGGAGGTTGAAAGGGCAATTAGAAGAGTAATGGTGGATGCCGAGGGGCGGGAAATGAGGAACAGAGCTGAGATTCTGAAGGAAAAACTGGATCTTTGTACAAAGCAAGGCAGTTCTTCATATCAATCTCTAGAAAACTTGATTAGTTACATTTTGTCATACTAG
- the LOC112499537 gene encoding uncharacterized protein LOC112499537, whose protein sequence is MAPSSPTRGAASSSATLADAASWYCAIVILALILIGSIRGNSLADEPHDYDHVMRPGNQLLNRRPCDEIYVVGEGETLHTISDKCGDPFIVERNPHIHDPDDVFPGLVIKIISPSTPRKLLSGLDEEEKSKLYRDIRAYKLNMTS, encoded by the exons ATGGCCCCTTCATCACCAACCAGAGGCGCAGCATCATCATCGGCAACCCTAGCCGATGCGGCGTCGTGGTACTGTGCCATTGTAATACTAGCTTTAATCTTAATCGGTTCGATCAGGGGGAATTCTCTTGCCGATGAGCCTCATGATTATGATCATGTGATGAGGCCGGGCAACCAGCTGCTGAACCGGCGGCCGTGCGATGAAATATACGTTGTCGGAGAAGGTGAGACGCTACACACCATCAGTGACAAGTGCGGCGACCCGTTTATCGTGGAGCGGAACCCCCATATCCACGACCCGGATGATGTCTTTCCTGGCCTtgtcatcaaaattatctCTCCTTCAACACCCAGAAAGCTCTTGAG TGGCCTTGacgaagaagaaaaatctaaattatatCGAGACATACGCGCTTACAAGTTGAATATGACATCTTGA
- the LOC102611629 gene encoding protein HOTHEAD — protein MGLQFWRFAVIIFLFHGFCFAEKAPYYTFVKDATSAPLISYYDYIIVGGGTSGCPLAATLSQNATVLLLEKGGSPYENPNITDTGNFATTLLDPSPTSPSQQFISEDGVYNARARVLGGGSVINAGFYTRASLRYVREVGWTESLVNSSYEWVEKKVAHEPPMLQWQSAVRDGLLEAGVLPYNGFTFDHIYGTKVSGTIFDEDGHRHSAADLLEYADPEKLTVYLRAVVQRIKFTETGRAKPTAHCVTFYDHVGARHRACLNNGGKNEIILSAGAIGSPQLLMLSGVGPANELRKRGIRVVVDQPNVGQGMSDNPMNALFVPSARPVEVSLVQVVGITRFDSYIETASGLSLAPSWAQGLTRDYSSFLNKTDIPSLVTPETVAEAVETVNSYLNGTIRAGVIVEKIMGPRSTGHLRLRTLDADDNPSVTFNYFQEPEDLVRCVQGMRTIIDVLNSRALSKFRYPDVSVQELIDLMVNIPTNLRPRHVVGASISLEQFCRDTVMTIWHYHGGCQVDRVVDRDYKVLGVDGLRVIDGSTFYNSPGTNPQATCMMLGRYMGLRILQDRDRISF, from the exons atggGCTTGCAGTTTTGGAGATTTGCTGtgatcattttcttgtttcacGGCTTCTGTTTCGCAGAGAAAG CTCCATACTATACGTTTGTCAAAGATGCAACCTCAGCTCCACTAATCTCGTACTACGACTACATAATCGTCGGAGGAGGAACATCGGGGTGTCCTTTAGCAGCAACCCTATCGCAAAACGCCACCGTTTTACTCCTCGAAAAAGGGGGCTCCCCTTATGAAAACCCTAATATTACAGACACGGGCAACTTTGCCACCACCCTTTTGGACCCTTCACCTACATCACCTTCACAACAATTCATCTCCGAGGACGGTGTGTACAACGCCCGTGCGCGTGTCCTTGGCGGCGGGAGTGTCATCAACGCGGGGTTCTACACGCGGGCGAGTTTGAGATACGTGCGAGAAGTGGGCTGGACAGAGAGCTTGGTGAACAGCTCTTACGAGTGGGTTGAAAAGAAGGTGGCGCATGAGCCACCGATGCTGCAGTGGCAATCCGCCGTGAGAGATGGGTTGCTTGAGGCGGGGGTGTTGCCCTACAATGGGTTTACGTTTGATCATATTTATGGGACCAAGGTTAGTGGGACAATCTTTGATGAGGATGGACATAGACACAGTGCTGCTGATTTGTTAGAGTATGCTGATCCTGAGAAACTTACAGTTTATTTGCGTGCTGTTGTGCAAAGGATCAAGTTTACAGAGACTG GGAGAGCAAAGCCAACGGCTCACTGTGTAACTTTTTATGATCATGTTGGAGCAAGGCATAGAGCATGCCTAAACAATGGAGGGAAGAATGAGATAATCTTATCAGCTGGTGCAATCGGAAGCCCACAGCTGTTGATGCTGAGCGGCGTCGGACCCGCCAATGAGCTTCGGAAACGTGGCATCAGAGTGGTGGTGGACCAGCCTAACGTGGGCCAAGGGATGTCCGATAATCCGATGAATGCCCTCTTCGTTCCCTCTGCTCGCCCTGTTGAGGTCTCATTGGTTCAAGTTGTGGGCATCACCAGGTTTGATAGCTACATTGAAACAGCAAGTGGTTTAAGCCTTGCTCCCTCTTGGGCTCAAGGGCTAACCAGAGACTACAGCTCGTTCCTAAATAAg ACAGACATACCCTCATTGGTGACACCAGAAACAGTGGCCGAAGCAGTAGAAACAGTTAACTCGTATCTCAATGGAACAATAAGAGCCGGAGTCATAGTAGAAAAGATAATGGGGCCGAGGTCCACAGGCCACCTTCGCCTCCGAACCTTGGACGCAGACGATAACCCTTCAGTAACATTCAACTATTTCCAGGAACCCGAAGACTTGGTAAGATGCGTCCAGGGAATGCGCACAATCATCGACGTTTTGAATTCCAGGGCCCTCTCCAAGTTCCGATACCCCGACGTGTCGGTGCAGGAGTTGATCGATTTAATGGTGAACATTCCCACAAACCTCAGACCGAGACACGTCGTTGGTGCTTCAATTTCCTTGGAGCAGTTCTGCAGGGACACTGTGATGACCATTTGGCATTACCATGGCGGCTGCCAAGTTGATAGAGTTGTTGATCGCGATTACAAAGTTCTCGGTGTTGATGGCTTGAGGGTGATTGATGGTTCCACGTTTTATAATTCCCCCGGAACGAATCCTCAGGCTACTTGTATGATGCTCGGAAG GTACATGGGGTTGAGGATTCTGCAAGACAGAGACAggatttccttttaa